CAATGCCCGCACGGGACTTGACCCGGCGCCCGAATTCGGTCAGCGCTTGCGCAAGAGCCGGGGGCGCACCATGTGGGACATCGTTCAGACCTATCCGGGAGGGCAGCTCCTGGCGTTCGTACTGGCGGGGCTGGCGCTCAACTTCACGCCGGGGGCGGACGTTCTCTTCGCCACCGCTTCGGGACTTAGGGGCGGGCCGCGGGCGGGCATGGCTGCTGGTCTCGGCGTGGGGCTGGGTGGCGTTCTTCACGTCTCGCTCGCTGCGCTCGGCCTCGCGGCGCTTGTCGCGGCGCATCCGGCGGCGCTGACCGCGATCCGCTGGGCCGGGGCGGGCTATCTCCTTTGGCTCGCCTGGTCGGTCTGGCACGCCGGACCGCCCGAACCGGGCGCGCGCGGGGCGGCGGATCCGGGACGGGCGCTCGCCCGGGGCTTTCTCGCCAACGCGCTCAATCCGAAGGTGATCGTCTTCATCCTCGCCTTCCTGCCGCAATTCACCGATCCCGCGTTTGGACCAATCTGGGCGCAGATCGTGTTCCTCGGCGCGATCTTCACGGTGACTGGGACAATCGTCACGATGGGCTACGGGGCGCTCGCCGGTGCGATGGGCCGGTCACTGAGGCGCACAAGCGGTATCATGAACCGGATCGCGGCGGCGATCTTTGCCGGGCTCGCGGTCCGGCTGGTCTGGGAGTAGGGCACTGGCCGACATCACGCTTCTCGACGGCGGCATGGGCCAGGAGCTCGTCGCGCGCTCGGGCGACGCGCCGACGCAGCTCTGGGCGACGCAGGTGATGATCGATCACCCCGGCCTCGTCCGCTCGGTGCACGAGGACTATTTCGCCGCCGGCGCGACCGTCGCCACGGCAAATACCTACGCGATCCACCACGACCGGCTGAAGAAGGTCGGGCTCGACGACCGCTTCGTGACGCTCCACACCCAGGCATTGGCCGAGGCCGCGGCGGCCCGCGCCGAGCGTGGCAAGGGCCGGATCGCCGGGTCGCTCGGCCCGCTGGTCGCCTCCTACCGGCCCGAGACCCATCCGCCGCATGACGAGGCCGTCGCGAAATACGCCGAGATCGCGGGGCTACTCGCGCCTGCGGTCGATTTCTTCCTCGCCGAGACGGTCGCCTCGCTGGCCCACGCTAAGGCCGTGCTCGAGGGCGCTCGGACCGGCGGGCGACCGGTCTGGCTGTCGGTGACGGTCGACGACGAGGACGGATCGCGGCTCCGCTCGGGCGAGCCGGTGGAGGCCCTCGCGCCGATCGTGAAGGCGGGCGCGGCCGCCGTCCTGGCCAATTGCTCGGCACCCGAGGCGATGGCGGCGGCGCTTGGCGTGTACAAGGGCTTCGGCCTGCCCTACGGCGCCTATGCCAACGGGTTCCAGCAGATAACCAAGGCGTTCCTCAACGACGATCCGACCGTCGATGCGCTCCACCGCCGGCCCGAAATGACGCCCGCGCGCTACGCCGATTTCGCCTTGCAGTGGGTCGATGCAGGGGCAACGATCGTCGGCGGCTGTTGCGAAACCGGGCCTACACATATTGCCGAGATCGCGCGCCGGCTGTCAGGGGCCGGTCACCGGATCGTGTAACCGGGAAGGGGCAGGCGGGTTCCTGCACGCCTTGCGCGGGATGGCATCTTCCGGCGCATCCATGTTATCGCCCCGCGCATGTCCGACGCCGCCTATGCGCCTCCTGACGACCCGCTCGAGGTGATCCACGCGGATCACGCGATCCTCGTCGTCGACAAGCCGGCCGGGCTCCTGTCGGTGCCTGGCAAGGGCGAGGAGCTTGCGGATTGTCTGATCGCGCGGGTCCAGAAGTTGCAATCTGACGCCCTCCTTGTCCACCGCCTCGACCGCGACACCTCAGGAGTCATGGTCTTCGCCCTGACCCGCCACGCGCAGCGCGAATTGTCGGCGCAGTTCGAGAACCGCAAGGTACGCAAGACCTATCGCGCCCGGCTTTGGGGCCATCTCGAACCGAAGGAGGGGCGCGTCGACCTGCCGCTCATCGTGGACTGGCCGAACCGGCCGCGCCAGAAGGTCGACCGCGTGAACGGCAGGCCCGCGCGGACAGACTGGAGGGTGCTTGGCCATGACGAGGACGGCACGACGCGGGTGCGTCTCTTTCCGTTGACCGGCCGCAGCCATCAGCTGCGTGTCCACATGCAGTCGATTGGCCACCCGATCCTCGGCGATGCGCTTTATGCGGAGGGGGCAGCCCGCGATCATCCGCGGCTCATGCTCCATGCTGAATCCCTGCGGTTCAACCACCCCGAGACGGGACGCGGAATGACCTTCGCGGCGCCTTGTCCGTTCCGATGATCATTCGGCGGAACGAAGCGCGCGGCACACGCTCCGAGGCGATCTATTCGGAGTGCGGGCACTACCGCTATTTGCTCGAACGGCGCTGGGGCGGAGGTGGAGTTTGCTGCTACATACTCCTCAACCCGTCGACCGCGACCGAGGAACGGAACGATCCCACTATCGAACGGTGCGAGCGGCGCGCGCGGGCGATGGGGTTCGGCGGCTTCGCGGTTGCGAACCTCTTCGCCTATCGCGCGACTGTTCCGGCAGATTTGAAGCGCACGGCCGAGCCGATCGGGTCTGAGAATGACGCTACCCTTCTCGAAGCCGCGCGCGGGGCCCGCATGGTGCTGTGCGGCTGGGGCGTACACGGGGCGCATCTGAACCGTGGACCGCAGGTGGAGGCGCGGCTGCGCGAAACGGGCGTGGCCCTCTGGCAACTTGGGCTCACGCGGGACGGCCATCCGCGGCATCCGCTCTATGTAGGCTATGCGCGCGGCCCCGAGATCTGGCCGGGAGGCTAGCGCAAAGTACCGACAATTGCGCGCGTCCCCGGGTTCTTCGTCATCACTTAAGACTTGATCGCTTCAATCGCCCGTGGGGTGCGCCGGCCATGGGGATTGCCGGTGCGGGAAACAGGTGACGTATATGTTCATGCTGGCCGGCGTGCTGGGCCTTCTCATGGTGGGGGCGGCAGTGGATTTTTCGGACCTTCTCGGCAAGGATGAGGAAGATGAGGCCGAGGGCGGCGATGCCCGGACGACGGGCGCGGTCTCCACCTCCGACATGGTCGAAGGTTCGCTGCTCGACGACATCCTGTCCGGAGGTGGCGATGCGGACGTGATGGAAGGCGGCGCGGGTGACGACCAGCTGGGAGGTTACGACGGCGACGACCGGATCGCCGGCGGCACTGGCCGCGACGATCTGCATGGACAGGGCGGCAACGACACGATCAGGGGCGATGACGGCAGCGACACGCTGCATGGCGGTGACGGCGACGACCTGCTTGCCGGCGGGGCCGGCGATGACCTTCTGGCGGGCTACGAGGGCGACGACAGCCTCGATGGCGGGGAGGGCAACGACCGGCTGATCGGCGGCGGCGGCGCCGACACGCTTTCTGGCGGGGAGGGCGACGATGCCCTTCAGGGCGCGCTCGGAAACGACTCGCTGCAGGGCGGGCTAGGCCAGGACACTTTGATGGGCGATGACGGCGACGACGTCCTCGATGGCCGCGTGCCAGGCGCGGGTGAGCCTGACACCGACGGCCGCGACTTCCTGAACGGCGGCGCGGGCGCGGACACAATTCTCGCCGGCTCGGGAGACTGGGCCGAGGGCGGCGCGGGGGCCGACCGGTTCGAGCTGGCGGACTGGCTCGCGGTTGCTGACGACATCGCCGTGATCGCCGACTACGATCCGGCGGAGGACAGCCTGGCGCTGGTCTACGATCCCGAGATTCACCCCGATCCGGTGGTTACGGTCGCGCCGTCGGAGGAAACGCCGGGGGCCATGAACATTCTGATCGACGGCGAGATCATCGCCGAGGTGCTGGGCGGTTACGCGCCCGACCCCGCCGATATTGTGCTGATCGCCAAGGGGCAGGCGCCGGGGGCCGCCGTCTGACACCGGGCGCGGGGATTTGCGCTTTCCATTCGGGACTATTTCCCTTATACGCGCGCATCCGCCTAGAACGGCGGGTGCTACTCCACGGGCCCTGCTGGACGACATCCCGGCTTGCGCCATGACTCTTCAACTCGAAAGGAGACCCCGATGTCGATCACTGCTGAAGACAAAGCCCGCGTCATCAAGGAATTCGGCACCAAGGACGGCGACACCGGTTCGCCCGAAGTCCAGGTGGCGATCCTGACGTCGCGGATCGCGACGCTGACCGACCATTTCAAGAGCCATGCGAAGGACAACCATTCGCGCCGCGGCCTCTTGAAGCTCGTTGCCCAGCGCCGCAAGCTCCTCGACTACCTTCGGGGCAAGGACGAAGCGCGCTACCAGGACCTGATCAAGCGTCTCAGCATCCGCCGCTGATCGCTGCCAAAGCCTGACCGACGCGAACGCGCCCGTTTCGGGCGCGTTTTCTTTTGCCTGGCCGGATCGGGGAGAATCGTATGGTTAACGGCACGAAATCAGGGTTTGGCCGGTCGGCGCCGCGTATGCGTCCTTTCGGCAAAACGTATGGCAACGCAGCGGGCAAGGGCCGGATGCGCCCCGTTAACGCTCCGCGCGCTGACGAGGACGCGCCGTCCGTCGTGGTGGTGCATGACAGACCGGAGGATTTCATCGACGAGCTGTGACCCGGCTGGTCGGGGCGGAACAGGGGTGCCGCGCCCGCTCGCGCGGCGAAGCGGTGACGACCAGATCTGGAGAGGCCGCTTCGAGCTCAGGGTAGCCGTCTGCACGGCGATGCCGTCATGATTGCAATCGGATGATGATAGCCATTCGAAATCTCAGGCAATACGACGCCACAATGCGGAGGATGCGTCTTTCAGAGTGGCGAACAACATTGCGAAGATGGACCGCGATGTTGCCTGTCTGAGCCGCCCGATATCGGGATTGTGCTCATTTGCCCGCGATTTGCGAATGGCCTCGTTGTACCTCGCTTCAAGTTGAATCAGGTAAATCTCTTTCATGTCTCCATCCTTCGAGGCTTGCCTGAGTTGTTCATATCGAAGGGCGGGGACAGGCGAGTAGTGCACGAGATGAATCGCCTCCGGTACAGATTGTGAACTGGATCAGACCGCACTCGGTCGGGTAAACTCTGCCTTGGAGGTATTCGTCCGATGAAGACGCAACCCTATGGCATGATCTGCCCAATTACCCATGCCTGTGAAATTCTGGAGCCGAGATGGACGATTCCAATCCTGACCGAACTCTGGGCTGGCTCAACGCGGTTTAACGACCTGCGTCGGGGGATAGGGAGCATATCGCCGGCATTGTTGTCGAAACGACTCAAGGAGTTAGAGGAATTCGGCTTGGTCGAGCGAATCGAAGACCGCGCGACGGGAAACGTCGACTATATCCGCACACAGATGGCCATTGACCTTGAACCGGCGCTGAACGAACTGGCGATGTGGGCGCAAAGACATGTCACGGCGGAGATCGCTCTGCGAAACGCCAACCTTTCCTCCCTCATCCGGTGCATGCCCAGGATTTTTGCCGCAGAGGAACTTCCGAAGCGACGAATAGTACTCCAGTTCCACTTCAGCGACGATTTGGAATACGACACCATCTGGGCAGTCATTCAGCCAGGCAAGCCGGTGGAAGTCTGTACGTCGATCCCGGGCTTCGACGTCGATCTGTTTGTGGAGACGAGCGTGAAATCCATGACAGCATTGCTCCTGGGGCGGACGAACATTGCTCGAGAGGTAGGAGCAGATCGGCTGTTCCTGAGTGGCGATGCGCTCCTTGAGAGAACGATGCCCCGGTGGCTGCGCATCTGCGAATATCAGCCTGAACAGGGTGCGGCTCTGTTAAGTCCGGAAACTTCCGGCGAACATGCAGGTCCAGTCACGCACTGAAATTCGACGACCTTCAAACCAAGACTTCGGAGATGCGCCGCGGAATCATGATCTAGTCCGCAAAGAGCTTGATCACGTCAAAAGACAGGTCACGCGAATGGCCACTGTTGAGGGTCGTGCGGTCGTCCAAAATCTTACTATCAACGGCGGCTATGTCCCGCAAAGCGGACCAACGCGTCTTGAAGTTAGCTTTCACGCCCCCGCCACCAAGGATTGACGCTGCCCATGCGTCATAGTCCTGTCATGCGCATGCAAACCCCGGATGAGGCCTTGGCCGTTGCGGCCGCGAACGGAGACCGTGATGCTTTCGCGGCGCTACTCTCGCGGCACTACGACAGGGTTTTCGGGCTGGCGTTCCGGCTAACCGGATCGAAGGCCGAGGCGGAGGATCTGACGCAGGATATCTGCCTCGCGCTGCCTGCGAAGCTGGGGAGTTTCCGGCAGGCGGCGCGGTTCACGACTTGGCTTTTCAGGGTGACGGTGAACGCCGCTCATGACCGCCGCCGCCGGGCCGCGAGCC
The Defluviimonas aquaemixtae DNA segment above includes these coding regions:
- a CDS encoding LysE family translocator → MWDIVQTYPGGQLLAFVLAGLALNFTPGADVLFATASGLRGGPRAGMAAGLGVGLGGVLHVSLAALGLAALVAAHPAALTAIRWAGAGYLLWLAWSVWHAGPPEPGARGAADPGRALARGFLANALNPKVIVFILAFLPQFTDPAFGPIWAQIVFLGAIFTVTGTIVTMGYGALAGAMGRSLRRTSGIMNRIAAAIFAGLAVRLVWE
- a CDS encoding homocysteine S-methyltransferase family protein codes for the protein MADITLLDGGMGQELVARSGDAPTQLWATQVMIDHPGLVRSVHEDYFAAGATVATANTYAIHHDRLKKVGLDDRFVTLHTQALAEAAAARAERGKGRIAGSLGPLVASYRPETHPPHDEAVAKYAEIAGLLAPAVDFFLAETVASLAHAKAVLEGARTGGRPVWLSVTVDDEDGSRLRSGEPVEALAPIVKAGAAAVLANCSAPEAMAAALGVYKGFGLPYGAYANGFQQITKAFLNDDPTVDALHRRPEMTPARYADFALQWVDAGATIVGGCCETGPTHIAEIARRLSGAGHRIV
- a CDS encoding RluA family pseudouridine synthase, which produces MSDAAYAPPDDPLEVIHADHAILVVDKPAGLLSVPGKGEELADCLIARVQKLQSDALLVHRLDRDTSGVMVFALTRHAQRELSAQFENRKVRKTYRARLWGHLEPKEGRVDLPLIVDWPNRPRQKVDRVNGRPARTDWRVLGHDEDGTTRVRLFPLTGRSHQLRVHMQSIGHPILGDALYAEGAARDHPRLMLHAESLRFNHPETGRGMTFAAPCPFR
- a CDS encoding DUF1643 domain-containing protein; its protein translation is MIIRRNEARGTRSEAIYSECGHYRYLLERRWGGGGVCCYILLNPSTATEERNDPTIERCERRARAMGFGGFAVANLFAYRATVPADLKRTAEPIGSENDATLLEAARGARMVLCGWGVHGAHLNRGPQVEARLRETGVALWQLGLTRDGHPRHPLYVGYARGPEIWPGG
- a CDS encoding calcium-binding protein, encoding MFMLAGVLGLLMVGAAVDFSDLLGKDEEDEAEGGDARTTGAVSTSDMVEGSLLDDILSGGGDADVMEGGAGDDQLGGYDGDDRIAGGTGRDDLHGQGGNDTIRGDDGSDTLHGGDGDDLLAGGAGDDLLAGYEGDDSLDGGEGNDRLIGGGGADTLSGGEGDDALQGALGNDSLQGGLGQDTLMGDDGDDVLDGRVPGAGEPDTDGRDFLNGGAGADTILAGSGDWAEGGAGADRFELADWLAVADDIAVIADYDPAEDSLALVYDPEIHPDPVVTVAPSEETPGAMNILIDGEIIAEVLGGYAPDPADIVLIAKGQAPGAAV
- the rpsO gene encoding 30S ribosomal protein S15, with protein sequence MSITAEDKARVIKEFGTKDGDTGSPEVQVAILTSRIATLTDHFKSHAKDNHSRRGLLKLVAQRRKLLDYLRGKDEARYQDLIKRLSIRR
- a CDS encoding winged helix-turn-helix transcriptional regulator, producing MKTQPYGMICPITHACEILEPRWTIPILTELWAGSTRFNDLRRGIGSISPALLSKRLKELEEFGLVERIEDRATGNVDYIRTQMAIDLEPALNELAMWAQRHVTAEIALRNANLSSLIRCMPRIFAAEELPKRRIVLQFHFSDDLEYDTIWAVIQPGKPVEVCTSIPGFDVDLFVETSVKSMTALLLGRTNIAREVGADRLFLSGDALLERTMPRWLRICEYQPEQGAALLSPETSGEHAGPVTH
- a CDS encoding RNA polymerase sigma factor: MQTPDEALAVAAANGDRDAFAALLSRHYDRVFGLAFRLTGSKAEAEDLTQDICLALPAKLGSFRQAARFTTWLFRVTVNAAHDRRRRAASHAKAADGWGDWETARRAEMAQAAEAEDWLATTMARLSPELRDTIALTLGEQLSQKEAAEALGLSEGTVAWRMSEVKKRLRQMARAEGML